A single Lolium perenne isolate Kyuss_39 chromosome 6, Kyuss_2.0, whole genome shotgun sequence DNA region contains:
- the LOC127305808 gene encoding uncharacterized protein — MSPQVLLIFAFYAWMFRSGKVPPPPSPPRRSGPASSEDRLRDLGIAGICREILRVVLARPPRFVGTVVTLALHVSALSLAHATLVARLADAWGSRWGAFLLLALLEAACLCVLIVLACSTAASFAISVASFYCCAHDDDRAREALVERLIEEARCRRLAENVFDALVIVLLYSGAAGAAMLALQWVWLVAAPGARALDFSHARDWFLAGLLYMGADYQLAAVVSVLEPDERARRCFSRSSALLAGNFCPAAGVFAFLVHCFESVHAVFGSLVLDGRMGLGFGFQVAATLAMVAALCAVLVAALVAHPVIYFVCKAYHNDAVDLGLGEHDPADNSNGVH, encoded by the coding sequence ATGAGTCCGCAGGTGCTCCTCATCTTCGCCTTCTACGCCTGGATGTTCCGCTCCGGCAAGGTGCCTCCTCCTCCGTCGCCGCCACGGCGCTCCGGCCCAGCCTCATCGGAGGACCGCCTCCGGGACCTCGGTATCGCCGGCATCTGCCGCGAGATCCTCCGCGTCGTCCTCGCCCGGCCCCCGCGCTTCGTCGGCACCGTCGTCACCCTGGCCCTCCACGTCTCCGCGCTCTCGCTCGCGCACGCCACCCTCGTCGCCCGCCTGGCCGACGCCTGGGGATCCCGCTGGGGCGCCTTCCTCCTCCTCGCCCTCCTCGAGGCCGCCTGCCTCTGCGTCCTCATCGTCCTCGCGtgctccaccgccgcctccttCGCGATCTCCGTCGCGTCCTTCTACTGCTGCGCCCACGACGACGACCGCGCCCGCGAGGCCCTCGTGGAGCGCCTGATCGAGGAGGCCCGGTGCAGGCGCCTCGCGGAGAACGTCTTCGACGCGCTCGTCATCGTCCTGCTCTACAGCGGCGCCGCCGGGGCCGCCATGCTCGCGCTCCAGTGGGTCTGGCTCGTCGCCGCGCCGGGAGCCCGCGCGCTGGACTTCAGCCACGCCCGCGACTGGTTCCTCGCCGGGCTGCTCTACATGGGCGCCGACTACCAGCTGGCCGCGGTTGTGTCGGTGCTGGAGCCCGACGAGCGCGCCAGGAGGTGCTTCAGCAGGAGCAGCGCGCTCCTCGCCGGCAACTTCTGCCCCGCGGCCGGCGTCTTCGCCTTCCTCGTCCACTGCTTCGAGTCCGTGCACGCCGTGTTTGGGTCGCTGGTCCTCGACGGCAGGATGGGTCTCGGCTTCGGCTTCCAGGTGGCCGCGAcgctcgcgatggtggcggccctGTGCGCGGTGCTCGTAGCGGCCCTGGTGGCGCATCCTGTGATTTACTTCGTGTGCAAGGCTTACCACAACGACGCCGTCGACCTCGGGCTAGGAGAGCACGACCCAGCCGACAACAGCAATGGCGTTCACTAG